The following proteins are encoded in a genomic region of Takifugu rubripes chromosome 21, fTakRub1.2, whole genome shotgun sequence:
- the spef2 gene encoding sperm flagellar protein 2 isoform X8 → MFTNKDTSVSKLNNFARLEPSLHLLGIPFDTNKAQAIIQEKQGVATHLLYQLYFSLGKKKKAQVRGIMQPTVIAGLHKKDHDICCDQLHQVRICDAELKKVSKLYEEKRQELNARSVVIPPIMNSAQQRRQPKGSNILEIKNTEKATAVPVPKPPPYSSQHNPKRRQNLHQLKVQEAEQIVQNEISQFETNRKKLVTYISTSSSSHPSPGAYHLSTNHQDLGVSGKETRITLQSNDKFIRDIRKRLDENAVAREQREKRLQRFMIEQMKAREAQEETRRDEQLVRRLTRQTQHEQRLAAQLLQICRQKEVILENRLFREEQYRQRREKDLQEALEWEAALAQQVKLERVEEMKKELEICKKISAERAQNKYKKHFAICKDIVEQMIDFATKVGEYHQLTENLIPEKQIRVWKEMLLKGLPLYYLNVQKPGFEFFTPLDPVEQKRQDILNDLDYEDYASMVGEWALPNDEGEPLIPLTNNNILGHIVSRLRNFRCQPKVAPSSPPLPPFKLKACVLGKFCSGKTTCLSKISKAHGIYILSADTLIAEALNAYEIGEVTEQQNEDNEPLPSSSTPTPACNTDMEIVDSSTTPSTRALQGAAIQAKLKEGQTISTELLLDIIVHAIRQVPTQSCWILDGFPADVAQAHMLEKALGGICEDPVESITINLVADPNPPKPPSPPAPVLDLVVLLDIPDECVVQRAFSHIDGAASSSMPDERTLYLGQIQKKLRAFQEAWPKLEKWFDKKQNILVRVDADADEEELYKRLECVLQRAMMQIPEEKESDLKGAEVDQPHSEDAPGSIKSHADQKEQAEVSSGTTHNCEDVPETQHETGTTSASFSNWEYVDDPLPTGIPEKLCSHWDTMCCSYVNNITTVMQQFRSQNTIISHHLNNIREDYQQFLKRPDLKQESVSRWQKDFNSIPDDMRQDEETKAELHLRLDELCECLWDISNKRKMEDEKEMSAVMGEGFLEEHTALLVNNHSMLMQEELQRFQTTMSVLKVYYLSMSNQLLPEMPFKMSPIPLLDTTKSDEMQHQDERYPDSSKKLISDYEEALTTISNLMSNIAHKGKTEEQHENQSLPDEGKAKHLQAQNKNKKPLKQRDDSPPNGHDNGLETNNVQEFEAKIYKEYAAAQDHEEKAAKTRIALIKAHGLQMVKSLQSSAKQTSSCMQKWLKEHNLAGMKSIEQLADVTRHHIEAANKLQHEVVLDGTNFYMKEHHQKVSSPPPRPPSMETSSGFTLTISQLESVYQKFHAVAPLGLMPSSEFSKLLWNMMIISMDVCSLPDAWFKLSESQFLEIVALLTDEYELLDWRRFLLCAALPWPIPSSSQLLVVLQHIKSIDAEHTGYINETEYLQTELWFSSESVQPVPEDPSEPLPYDRPTNLRKFFFRLFADHSFSPPELDYVSMLQYLAAHPNPRQGFIRALSVVLGQHIRYPSPNHLVKSLPSIDEATELCSSDLDQNYREAAILCDSSSSLEEPEVSIPALLAVVCHKVTKITDDISLPSDGPSQEEYNENLLRVFRELQYGPEDCVPFSVLSQHPFIQSLIENSTRHQLVDIPHLLLSCGDDGKANSSTPPVNTGL, encoded by the exons GCCACTGCTGTCCCAGTTCCCAAACCACCACCTTACTCATCACAGCACAACCCAAAGAGGCGGCAAAATCTCCACCAACTAAAGGTCCAGGAAGCAGAG CAGATTGTTCAAAATGAAATTTCCCAGTttgaaacaaacaggaagaaatTGGTTACATACATCTCTACTTCTTCAAG CAGCCATCCCTCTCCTGGAGCTTATCACCTCAGTACCAACCACCAGGATTTGGGTGTTTCAGGAAAAGAAACACGAATTACTTTACAATCTAATGACAAATTTATAAGGGATATCCGAAAAAGGTTGGATGAGAATGCTGTAGCTCGTgagcaaagggaaaaaaggctGCAGAGATTCATGATAGAGCAGATGAAAGCACGTGAAGCTCAAGAG GAGACACGGCGAGATGAGCAGCTGGTGCGGCGGCTAACACGTCAGACGCAGCACGAGCAACGTTTAGcagctcagctcctccagatctGTCGTCAGAAAGAGGTGATCTTGGAGAACCGCTTGTTCAGAGAAGAGCAGTACcggcagaggagggagaaggactTGCAGGAAGCACTGGAGTGGGAGGCG GCTTTGGCTCAGCAGGTTAAGTTGGAACGGGTTGAAGAAATGAAAAAGGAGCTTGAAATCTGTAAAAAGATTTCTGCTGAACGAGCTCAGAATAAATACAAAAAGCACTTTGCAATCTGCAAGGACATTGTGGAACAGATGATTGACTTTGCCACCAAGGTTGGAGAATATCATCAGCTGACTGAGAA TTTGATTCCAGAGAAGCAGATAAGAGTGTGGAAGGAAATGCTCTTGAAAGGACTTCCGCTCTATTACTTGAATGTCCAGAAGCCAGGGTTTGAGTTTTTCACACCACTTGATCCTGTAGAACAAAAGAGGCAGGATATACTCAATGACCTGGATTATGAAGACTATGCT AGCATGGTAGGTGAGTGGGCATTACCAAATGATGAAGGGGAACCCCTAATTCCCCTGACCAACAACAATATTCTTGGACACATTGTCAGTCGACTGAGGAACTTCAGATGTCAGCCAAAAGTggctccctcctcacctccacttcctccctttAAATTGAAGGCCTGTGTTCTTGGAAAGTTTTGCTCTGGAAAGACCACCTGCTTGTCCAAGATTTCCAAAG CACATGGAATCTATATCTTATCAGCTGATACACTTATTGCGGAGGCACTGAATGCATATGAGATTGGAGAG GTCACAGAGCAGCAAAATGAAGACAATGAGCCACTTCCATCCTCTTCAACACCAACACCTG CCTGTAACACAGATATGGAGATTGTAGACAGTAGCACAACA CCGTCTACGCGTGCCCTGCAGGGAGCAGCTATACAAGCAAAGCTAAAGGAAGGCCAGACCATCTCTACAGAGCTTTTACTAGATATTATAGTTCACGCTATTAG ACAGGTTCCAACTCAGTCCTGCTGGATCCTTGATGGTTTTCCAGCAGACGTTGCTCAGGCTCATATGCTGGAGAAAGCTCTAGGGGGCATTTGTGAGGATCCTGTAGAAAGCATCACAATAAACCTTGTTGCTGATCCCAATCCTCCCAAACCTCCCTCACCACCAGCACCTGTACTGGACCTGGTTGTGCTGTTAGATATCCCTGATGAGTGTGTGGTTCAACGTGCATTCAGTCATATAG ATGGTGCTGCTTCAAGCTCAATGCCAGATGAGAGGACCTTGTATTTGGGACAGATTCAAAAGAA GTTAAGAGCTTTTCAGGAAGCCTGGCCAAAACTGGAGAAATGGTTTGATAAGAAGCAAAATATTTTAGTTCGTGTTGATGCAGatgctgatgaggaggagctttATAAGAGATTGGAGTGTGTCCTTCAGCGTGCCATGATGCAAATTCCAGAGG AAAAAGAGTCTGACCTGAAGGGAGCAGAAGTGGACCAGCCACACTCAGAAGATGCCCCTGGATCCATCAAGTCCCATGCTGACCAGAAGGAACAAGCTGAAG TGTCTTCAGGGACCACTCATAACTGTGAGGATGTCCCTGAGACACAGCATGAGACGGGCACAACTTCAGCTTCTTTTTCCAACTGGGAATATGTGGACGATCCTCTTCCAACA GGGATCCCGGAGAAACTGTGCTCCCACTGGGACACAATGTGTTGCTCTTATGTGAACAACATAACGACAGTTATGCAACAGTTCCGTTCACAAAACACTATTATTAGCCATCACCTAAACAACATAAG GGAGGACTACCAGCAGTTCCTGAAACGTCCTGACCTGAAGCAGGAGTCAGTCTCTCGGTGGCAGAAGGATTTTAACAGCATACCTGATGATATGAGACAAGATGAGGAAACTAAAGCGGAGCTACATCTGAGGCTGGAT GAGCTGTGTGAATGCTTGTGGGACATAAGTAACAAGCGTAAGATGGAGGATGAGAAAGAGATGAGCGCCGTCATGGGTGAAGGGTTTCTTGAGGAACACACGGCTCTTCTTGTCAACAATCACTCTATGCTCATGCAG GAGGAGTTGCAGCGCTTTCAGACCACCATGTCTGTTCTTAAGGTTTATTATCTCAGCATGAGCAATCAGCTACTGCCTGAGATGCCTTTCAAAATGTCTCCGATCCCCCTCCTGGATACCACAAAAAGTGATGAAATGCAGCACCAAGACGAGAG aTATCCAGACTCCTCAAAG AAACTGATATCTGACTATGAGGAGGCGCTGACAACCATCAGTAATTTG ATGTCAAATATAGCCCACAAGGGGAAGACAGAAGAGCAGCATGAAAACCAGAGTCTTCCAGATGAGGGAAAGGCAAAGCACCTCCAGgctcaaaataaaaataaaaaaccatTAAAGCAAAGAG ACGATTCACCACCCAATGGTCATGACAATGGATTAGAGACAAACAATGTCCAAGAGTTTGAAGCCAAAATATATAAAGAATATGCAGCTGCACAGGATCATGAAG AAAAGGCAGCAAAGACCCGCATTGCTCTCATCAAAGCTCATGGTCTCCAGATGGTGAAATCACTGCAGAGCAGTGCTAAACAGACCAGCAGTTGCATGCAGAAGTGGTTAAAAGAGCACAATCTTGCAGGAATGAAGAG CATTGAGCAGTTAGCAGATGTGACGCGCCACCACATAGAAGCTGCTAATAAACTGCAGCATGAGGTGGTGCTG GATGGGACCAATTTCTACATGAAAGAACACCACCAGAAGGTGTCGAGCCCTCCTCCCCGGCCACCTTCCATGGAGACAAGCTCAGGATTTACCCTGACTATCAGCCAACTGGAGTCAGTCTACCAAAAGTTTCATGCTGTTGCTCCATTAG GCCTCATGCCCAGTTCAGAGTTCTCCAAATTACTTTGGAATATGATGATTATCAGCATGGATGTATGCAGCTTGCCTGATGCCTGGTTTAAGCTCAGTGAATCGCAG TTTTTGGAGATTGTTGCTCTGCTAACGGACGAATATGAACTGTTGGACTGGCGCCGGTTTCTGCTGTGTGCGGCGCTGCCGTGGCCCATTCCCTCCTCATCACAGTTGTTGGTTGTGCTCCAGCACATCAAATCCATAGATGCTGAGCATACGGGCTATATAAATGAGACAGAGTACCTCCAG ACAGAGTTGTGGTTTTCCAGCGAGAGTGTCCAGCCTGTCCCAGAGGACCCCTCCGAGCCTCTCCCTTATGACCGCCCGACCAATCTACGCAAG TTCTTTTTTAGGTTGTTTGCTGATCACTCCTTTTCGCCACCAGAGCTGGACTATGTGTCTATGTTACAGTACCTCGCAGCCCACCCTAACCCCAGACAGGGCTTTATCAGAGCACTTAGTGTCGTGCTGGGGCAACACATCAGATACCCCTCCCCAAACCACCTTGTCAAA tcTCTGCCCAGTATTGATGAGGCTACAGAACTTTGCTCCTCAGACCTGGATCAGAATTACAGGGAAGCAGCCATTCTGTGTGACTCAAGCTCGTCCCTTGAAGAGCCGGAAGTGTCCATCCCTGCTCTCCTTGCTGTCGTCTGCCACAAAGTTACTAAAATAACAGATGACATATCCCTGCCATCAGATGGCCCAAGTCAAGAGGAGTACAATGAG AACCTGCTCCGTGTGTTTAGAGAGCTGCAGTACGGGCCTGAGGACTGTGTTCCCTTCTCAGTTCTTTCTCAGCATCCTTTCATCCAGAGCCTGATAGAGAACTCAACCCGTCACCAACTAGTG GAcattcctcacctgctgctgtcctgtggAGATGATGGAAAAGCCAACAGCTCAACACCCCCTGTAAACACAGGACTGTAA